In a single window of the Vicinamibacteria bacterium genome:
- the ald gene encoding alanine dehydrogenase, which produces MKIGTVKELKDNEFRVGLVPGGVRALTESGHDVIVEQGAGLGSGITDDEYLSAGAKIVPSAQDVFAAAEMVVKVKEPLEQEVTFLRAGQILFTYLHLAPMSALTESLLERGVTGIAYETITAEDGSLPLLTPMSEVAGRMAIQEGAHYLEKAEGGLGMLVGGVPGVPRGEVIIIGGGVVGLNAAKMAVGLGGNVTILDKSLSRMQYLDDIFGGRVTTLMSNPITIEESVRRADLVVGAVLIPGASAPKLVTRAMIREMKNGAVIVDVAVDQGGCFETTRPTTHSNPTYFVDGVVHYCVANMPGAVPRTSTFALTNVTLPYALQIANRGFIEAVRSDTSLYAGVNTYDGQVTCAAVALSQRRAHTPLEKLL; this is translated from the coding sequence CAAGGACAACGAATTCCGCGTCGGGCTCGTTCCCGGCGGGGTGCGGGCCTTGACGGAGAGCGGCCACGACGTGATCGTCGAACAGGGCGCGGGCCTCGGAAGCGGAATCACGGACGACGAGTACCTTTCCGCCGGAGCGAAGATCGTTCCTAGCGCGCAAGACGTATTCGCCGCGGCGGAAATGGTCGTAAAGGTCAAGGAACCGCTCGAGCAGGAAGTGACATTCCTTCGCGCCGGTCAGATTCTCTTCACCTACCTTCATCTTGCCCCCATGAGCGCGCTCACGGAGTCTCTCCTCGAGCGCGGCGTCACCGGGATTGCCTACGAGACGATTACTGCCGAGGATGGTTCATTGCCATTGCTGACTCCGATGAGCGAGGTAGCCGGCCGAATGGCGATTCAGGAAGGAGCACACTATCTCGAGAAGGCCGAGGGGGGCCTGGGGATGCTGGTGGGCGGGGTGCCCGGCGTGCCTCGAGGCGAGGTGATCATCATCGGCGGCGGGGTCGTTGGATTGAACGCGGCCAAGATGGCTGTCGGCCTCGGAGGAAACGTCACGATTCTCGACAAGAGCCTGTCGCGGATGCAGTACCTCGACGACATCTTTGGTGGTCGGGTCACGACGCTGATGTCCAACCCCATCACCATCGAGGAAAGCGTGCGTCGGGCCGATCTCGTGGTGGGCGCGGTGCTTATCCCCGGAGCTTCGGCACCCAAACTCGTGACGCGGGCGATGATTCGAGAAATGAAAAACGGAGCGGTCATCGTCGACGTGGCGGTTGATCAGGGCGGGTGCTTCGAAACGACCCGACCGACCACCCACAGCAATCCGACCTATTTCGTGGATGGAGTCGTTCACTATTGCGTGGCAAACATGCCCGGAGCCGTTCCGAGAACCTCCACTTTTGCGCTAACCAACGTGACCCTTCCCTACGCACTCCAGATTGCCAACCGGGGTTTCATCGAGGCGGTTCGCTCCGACACATCCCTGTACGCGGGCGTCAACACCTACGATGGACAGGTCACATGCGCAGCGGTGGCCCTCTCGCAACGCCGCGCGCACACGCCGCTCGAAAAGCTACTCTAA